The bacterium DNA segment CGCCGTCCGTCCTCCGACCGCTACCCGCGTGTCCCCCGTTCCCGGCCCCGTCCTCTGTGCCGCCCCCTCCTCTCCGGACGAGACCCGCTGCGGCCCCTGGCCGCGCGGACCGGGTGACAACTCAAGAGCCATGACTGAAAAGCAAGTGACGGGAACGCGCCTGACTGCCCTTCCCACTCAAAAGACTATGCTGTGGGTGGTAGCCCGGCCATATCCATACCGGTCTACGACGGTATCACCTAATGTCCTCCAGACTTTGAAGAGCATCTTCAATATTAGCACGGGCGCAGCGAAGCGTACATCATGCATTATACCGAACATATGATCGACCGTTACAGGTTTACCCGGCTCATGTTGCTCAACCTTTAACCATTCGGCGCTCCGCGATAACCATCGCCGCGTAATCGTCGTACGGCTCGGGCGGGACCTGGAACGATCGAGGGACGAATCTCCTCCACCCCTTCGCCGGATGTTCGTCGAAGTAGCGACGTCTCGCGGCAAGAGTGCTGCCGCGCTCTTCTTCCGCGGTCACGGGCGGCAGGCGCTCCGACCCGTCGAGCCGGGCGAGCGCGGCCATGATCGCCCGGGAGCCTGTTCCGCCGCCGACCACGATCGCGTCGATCCGGTACCGGCCGGCCCATGCAACCACCGTGCGCGGCACGTCGGCCGG contains these protein-coding regions:
- a CDS encoding pre-16S rRNA-processing nuclease YqgF, which gives rise to MTVLGIDPGRDKCGMAVCAPGAVLARTIVPPADVPRTVVAWAGRYRIDAIVVGGGTGSRAIMAALARLDGSERLPPVTAEEERGSTLAARRRYFDEHPAKGWRRFVPRSFQVPPEPYDDYAAMVIAERRMVKG